The sequence TTCTGGCACCGCTTCTACAGCCACCAACCGGACCTCAACTTCGATAACCCGAAGGTGCTCAAGGAGGTCTTCTCGATCATGCGCTTCTGGCTCGACATGGGCGTCGACGGGCTGCGGCTCGACGCGGTGCCCTACCTGGTCGAGCGCGAGGGCACCAACAACGAGAACCTCCCCGAGACCCACGCCATCCTCAAGAAGATCCGCGCCGAGCTCGACGCGACCTATCCGGACCGCATGCTGCTCGCCGAGGCGAACCAGTGGCCGGAGGACACGCAGGACTATTTCGGGCAGGGCGACGAATGCCACATGGCGTTCCACTTCCCGCTGATGCCGCGCATGTACATGGCGATCGCGCAGGAGGACCGGTTCCCGATCACCGACATCATGCGCCAGACGCCGGAGATCCCCGAGAACTGCCAATGGGCCGTCTTCCTGCGCAACCATGACGAGCTGACGCTCGAGATGGTCACCGACAAGGAGCGCGACTATCTCTGGAACACCTACGCGTCCGAGACGCGCGCGCGCATCAATCTCGGCATCCGCCGCCGCCTCGCGCCCCTGCTGCAGCGCGACCGTCGGCGCATCGAGCTGATGAACTCGCTTCTGCTGACCATGCCCGGCACGCCGGTGATCTATTACGGCGACGAGATCGGCATGGGCGACAACATCTTCCTGGGCGACCGCGACGGCGTGCGCACGCCGATGCAATGGTCGCCGGACCGCAACGGCGGCTTCTCGCGCGCCGACCCCGCGCGGCTCACCCTGCCGCCGATCCAGGACCCGCTCTACGGCTACGACCGCGTCAACGTCGAGAGCCAGGAGCGCGACGCGTCATCGCTGCTCAACTGGACACGCCGCATGCTGGCGGTGCGCAAGCAGCACGCCGCGTTCGGGCGCGGCACGATCCGCTTCCTGCGCCCGGCCAACCGCAAGATCCTCGCCTACCTGCGCGAGCACGGCGACGACACCATCCTGTGCGTCGCCAACGTCTCGCGCCAGGCCCAGGCGGTGGAGCTGAACCTCGGCGAGTTCGCCGGACGCATCCCGGTCGAGCTCTCGGGCGGGGCGTCGTTCCCGCAGGTCGGGCAATTGCCCTACCTGCTCACCCTGCCGCCCTACGGCTTCTTCTGGTTCCAGCTCTCCGAGACGGTCGAGCCGCCGCAATGGTCGACGGCGACGGCGGGCATCGAGCCCGAGCACCTCACCTTCGTGGTGCGCCGCGGCGTCGAGGAGGTGATCGAGGGCAAGTCGCGCGAGACGCTCGAGCGCGACGTGCTGCCGAGCTATGCCCCGCACCGCCGCTGGTTCCAGCGCAAGGACCAGGCGATCGAGAAGGTCGAGCTCGTCACCGCGATGCCGCTGCCCGGCTCCGGCAAGGACATCCTGATGTCGCTCGTCGAGATCACGACGACGTCGGGACCCGAGCGCTACGCCCTGCCGCTCGCGATCTCGTGGGACGACGAGCCTCCCGCGCCCTTCGCGCCGCAGCTCGCCATGGCGCGGGTGCGCATGGGCCGGCGGGTCGGCTATCTCACCGACGGCTTCGCCATGCCCGGCTTCGCCCGCGCCCTGACCCACGGCCTCGCCGAGGGCAGCGTGCTGCCGACGCAGACCGGCGAGATCCGTTTCAACGCGACCACGCACTTCGCCGAGCACGCGCCGGCGGAGGACGCCGAGATCGAGTGGCTCACGGCCGAGCAGTCGAACTCGACGCTCATCGTCGGCCGCCAGGCGGTGTTCAAGCTCCTGCGCAAGCTCACGGCCGGCATCCATCCGGAAGCCGAGATGAGCCGCTACCTCACCGAGAACGGCTTCGCCAATTCCCCGCCGCTGCTCGGCGAGGTGGTCCACGTCGCCCGTGACGGCACGCCGACCACGCTCGCCCTCGTGCAGGGCTTCGTCCTCAACCAGGGCGACGGCTGGCAGTGGACGCTGAACTATCTCGACCGCACCATCGACGAGCTCTCCACCCACAGCGAGGAGGAGATCGCCGAGAACGGGCACGAATTCGAGACCTATCACGCCTTCGCGCGCAATCTGGGGCATCGCCTCGCGGAGATGCACGGCGTGCTCGGCCGCGAGACGGCCGCCGACGATTTCCGTCCGGAGACCGCGGGCGGGGAGGACGTCGCGCGGCTGCGCGACGGCGTCCGTTCCCAGCTCGAGGCGGCCTTCGCCGCCATCGAGGCCTACGGCGAGTGGGACCACGAGGAGGACGCGGCGCAGGCGCGCACCGTGCTCGACAGCCGCGAGCGGCTCCTCGCCCTCGTCGACGAGAAGGCGCAGGCGATCGCCGGCACGCCGCGGATCCGCATTCACGGCGACCTGCATCTCGGCCAGCTCCTGGTCGCGGGCAACGACGTGATGATCATCGACTTCGAGGGCGAACCCGCGAAGTCGCTGGCGGACCGTCGCGCCAAGGCGAGCCCGTTGCGCGACGTCGCGGGCGTGATCCGCTCGTTCGACTACGCGGCCTCCAACCTGAAGAAGCACCGCCACACCCCGCAGGGCCCGCTCACGGAGGCGCGCGGCGCCCAGCTGCGGTCCCTGTTCCGCCAGGTCGCGGAGGAAGCGTTCCTCGAGGGCTATCGCGAGGTGGCGCCCGAGGGCGTCTCGAACTCTTCCCTGCTCGACCTCTTTATCCTGGAGAAGGCGGCGTACGAGATCTGCTACGAGGCCGCGAACCGTCCGGCCTGGCTCGACGTGCCGCTGAACGGCTTCGCCCACGTGGCCGAGCGCCTCCTTGCCTCCAACGAGGAGATGTCCTGATGAACGACACGACGACCCACGCGCCGGAGATCGAGGGCGTCGAGGCCGCGGCCATGGAGGCGCTCGAAGGGCGCCTCACGGATCCGTTCGCCTTTCTCGGCATGCACGAGACCGGGCAGGGCCCCGTCGTGCGCGCCTTCCAGCCCGGCGCGCTGGCCGTCGAGGTGATGTCGCACGAGAACGGCGAGATGCTCGGCCGCCTCTCGGAGGTTCGCCACGGGCTGTTCGCCGGCACGGTCTCGCGGCGCGAGCGCTACTGGCTTCGGATCAGCTGGCCCGACGGCGTGACGCAGGACACGGAGGACCCGTATTCCTTCGGCGTCGTGCTCGGCGATCTCGACCTCCACCTGTTCTCCGAGGGCGCCCATTGGGACCTCGCCGAGCGGCTCGGCTCGCAGGTGACGGAGATCGACGGCGTCAAGGGCGTCGTCTTCTCGGTCTGGGCGCCGAACGCGCGGCGCGTCTCGGTGATCGGCGACTTCAACGCCTGGGACGGGCGGCGCCACCCGATGCGGCTGCGCCATTCGGCTGGCGTCTGGGAGCTGTTCGTGCCGCGCATCGGGCCGGGCGAGCGCTACAAGTACGAGATCGTCGGCAAGTTCGGCGAGACGCTGCCGCCCAAGGCCGATCCGCTGGCGCGCCGCACCGAGGCGCCGCCGGCCACCGCCTCCGTCGTCGCCGCCCCGCCGGCCTTCCGCTGGACCGACGAGGAATGGATGGCCCGGCGCGGCGAGCGCCAAGGGCCGACGAAGCCCATGGCCGTCTACGAGGTGCATCCCGCCTCCTGGCTGCGGCCGGAGGGCGAGCCGCACGGCGTGCTCGACTGGGACAAGCTCGTCGACACGCTGATCCCCTACGTGGCGGATCTCGGCTTCACCCATATCGAGCTGATGCCGATCATGGAGCACCCGTTCGGCGGCTCCTGGGGCTACCAGCCGCTGTCGCTGTTCGCGCCGTCGGCGCGCTACGGCACGCCGGAGGGGTTCGCGCGCTTCATCGACGCCTGCCACCGGGCCAATATCGGCGTGATCCTCGACTGGGTGCCGGCGCACTTCCCCACCGACCCCCACGGCATGGCCCGCTTCGACGGCACCGCGCTCTACGAGCACGAGGACCCGCGCGAGGGCTATCACCACGACTGGAACACCTACATCTACAATCTCGGCCGGCGCGAGGTGCAGGGCTTCCTGATCGCCTCCGCCCTGTGGTGGGTCGAGACCTTCCACATCGACGCCCTGCGCGTCGACGCGGTGGCCTCGATGCTCTACCGCGACTATTCCCGCGCCCACGACCAGTGGATCCCCAACCGCTTCGGCGGGCGGGAGAACCTCGAGTCGATCGACTTCCTGCGCCGGATGAACCAGATCGTGCAGGAGCGCGCGCCGGGCGCCATCACCATCGCCGAGGAATCGACCGCCTTCCCCGGCGTGTCGCAGCCGGTGAGCCAGGGTGGGCTCGGCTTCAATTACAAGTGGAACATGGGCTGGATGCACGATACGCTGCATTACATGGCCCGGGAGCCGCTCTACCGCGCCTACCACCACAACGAGATGACCTTCGGGCTGATCTACGCCTTCTCGGAGAAGTTCGTCCTGCCGATCTCGCACGACGAGGTGGTGCACGGGAAGGGCTCGCTGCTCGGCAAGATGCCGGGCGACGAGTGGCAGAAGCTCGCCAACCTGCGCTCCTATTTCGGCTTCATGTGGACGCATCCGGGCAAGAAGCTGCTCTTCATGGGCTGCGAGCTCGGCCAGCACCGCGAGTGGAACCACGACGGCGAGATCGAGTGGGCGCTCCTGCAGAACCAGAGCCATGCCGGCCTGCAGATGCTGGTGCGCGACCTCAACCGGGTCTACGCGAAGGAGCCCGCGCTCCACGCCACCGACGCGGAGCCCTCGGGCTTCGAGTGGGTGATCGGCGACGACGCCACGAATTCCGTCTTCGCCTACCTGCGCAAGGGCCACGGCGAGGCGAAGCCGCTGCTCGTCGTGCTCAACATGACCCCCGTGCCCCGGCACGAGTACCGCATCGGCGTGCCCGAGGCGGGAACCTGGCGCGAGATCGTCAACACCGACGCGCAGATCTACGGCGGCTCGAACCTGGGCAATGCGGGGGGCGTGCGCGCCGAGGCGACGCCCGCGCACGGCAAGTCGCATTCGCTCGGCCTGACCCTGCCGCCGCTGTCCACGCTCGTCCTGCGCCCGGAAGGCTAAAGCCGCATGCCCTTGCTCCCCGACCGGCTCTCGCCGGGCTCGCCCACTCCGCTCGGCGCGACCTGGGATGGTCTCGGCGTGAACTTCGCCGTGTTCTCGGCCCATGCCGAGCGCATGGAGCTGTGCCTGTTCGACCAGAGCGGCCGTCGCGAGGTCGCGCGCTTCGACCTGCCGGAATGGACCGACGAGGTCTGGCACGGCTACCTGCCGCACGTGAAGCCGGGCCTGCTCTACGGCTTCCGGGCGCACGGCCCCTACGAGCCGCAGCATGGGCACCGCTTCAACCCCAACAAGCTCCTCGTCGACCCCTACGCCAAGGCGCTCCACGGCGAGACGCGCTGGACGGACGCCCTGTTCGGCTACCGCGTGCTGTCGCCGCGGGCGGACCTCTCCTTCGACCGGCGCGACAGCGCGCCGGCGGTGCCGAAATCGGTGGTCGTCGACGACTCGTTCTCCTGGGGCGACGACCGGTCGCCGAACGTGCCCTGGTCGGAGACGGTCATCTACGAGGCGCACGTGAAGGGGCTGACCAAGCTCCTCGACGACGTGCGCATCCCCGAGCGCGGCACCTATTCCGCGCTGGCGCATCCGGCGGTGATCGAGCACCTCAAGCGGCTCGGCGTCACCTCGATCGAGCTCCTGCCGATCCACGCCTTCCTGCAGGACCGGTTCCTGCAGGAGAAGGGGCTCGTCAACTACTGGGGCTACAACACGCTGTCCTTCTTCGCGCCGGAGCCGCGCTACATGCCGCAGGGCGGGGACAACAACGATCTCAGGATCGCCATCCGCCGCCTGCACGCGGCCGGTATCGAGGTCATCCTCGACGTCGTCTACAACCACACCTGCGAGGGCGGCGAGCTCGGGCCGACGCTCTCCTGGCGCGGGCTCGACAATGCCAGCTACTACCGGCTCCTGCCGGACAATCCGCGCCACTGCATCAACGACACCGGTACCGGCAACACGGTGAACCTGTCGAACGCGCGCGTCCTGCAGATGGTGATGGATTCGCTCCGCTATTGGGCGACCTCCTACCGGGTCGACGGCTTCCGCTTCGACCTCGGCGTCACGCTCGGGCGCGAGCCGCACGGCTTCGACCCCGGCGCGGGTTTCTTCGACGCGCTGCGGCAGGACCCGATCCTGTCGCGCAAGAAGCTGATCTCGGAGCCCTGGGACATCGGCCCCGGCGGCTACCAGCTCGGCCACCACCCGCCGTCCTTCGCCGAGTGGAACGACCGCTTCCGCGACGGCGTGCGCCGCTATTGGCGGGGCGATCCCGGCCTGCGCTCGGATCTCGCGGCGCGGCTCTCGGGCTCGGGCGACCTGTTCGACCGGCGCGCCCGCCGGCCGTGGGCGTCGGTGAACTTCATCGCCGCGCACGACGGCTACACGCTCGCCGACATCGTGGCCTACGAGCAGAAGCACAACGAGGCCAACGGCGAGGATAATCGCGACGGCCATTCGGAGAACTATTCCCGCAACTGGGGCGTCGAGGGCGAGACCGACGATCCCGAGATCCTCGCCGTGCGCGCGCGGGTGATGCGCTCGATGCTCACCACGGTCTTCGCCGCGCTCGGCACGCCGATGATCCTCGCGGGCGACGAGTTCGGGCGCTCGCAGGGCGGCAACAACAACGCCTACGCTCAGGACAACGAGATCTCCTGGCTCGACTGGGAGGTCGCGCGCTCGGAGGCCGGGCAGGCGCTGATGGGCTTCTCCGCCCGCCTCGCCGGGATCCGCCGCGACCACGCGATCCTGCGCTGCAAGCGCTTCCTCTACGGCCAGGAGATCGCGGAGGGCATCCGCGACCTCGACTGGTTCGACGAGAACGGCGACACGCCCTCGCCCGAGGACTGGAACGATTCGGAGAAGCGCGCGCTGGCCATGCGCCGCGCCGAGCGCCGCGAGGACGGCGGCATCGAGATCGTCGTCTTCCTGCTCAACGGCTCGGACGAGACGATCCGCTTCACCCTGCCGGGCCCCGAGACCGGCTGGCGTCTCCTGATCGATTCCGCCGATCCCGACCGTCCGGAGGAGAGCCTCGGCGAGCCCGCCTACGAGGTCCTCGACCGCGCCGCCGTGCTCGTCGCCGCGACGATCCCGCCGGAGGAGGGTGGGGGATGAGGGCGCCCGCGATGCAGGCTCTCCCCTCTCCCTGGGGGATCGCCGATGCACACATCTCCCGATCAAGAGGGTGCATGCGGGACGGCTCGCCGGTCCTTCCCCGTAGGGGAAGGTGGCGCCGCGCGCAGCGCGGTGACGGATGGGGCGCGGCGCGAAGCGACGCGTTCCGCGCAGCGGAAGTTCGGCGGCGTCAGGCGCACCCGTCGATTTCGGCTTCGCCGAACGCGCGTCCCGCGCGCCCCATCCGTCTCGCCGCTGCGCGGCGATCCACCTTCCCCTACAGGGAAGGACGAGGTTTCCCGCGCGTTGTCTGAACGCCATCCGTAACGGAGCTGATCCCCCATGGCCCGCCATTCCCATCCCACCCTGTGGGGCGCGAGCCTGGTTTCGCCGGGCCGCACGCGCTTCCGTCTCTGGGCGCCGATCCAGCGCCAGCCGCACCTCGCCATCGAGGGGCGCGAGCCCATCCCCATGGGCAAGCAGGACGCCGGCTGGTTCGAGGTCGAGGTCGAATGCGGGGCGGGCACCCCCTATCGCTATCGGCTCGACGACGGCATGCTCGTGCCCGACCCCGCCTCGCGCGCCCAGACCGACGACGTGCACGATCCCTCGCTAGTCGTGGACCCGCACGCCTACGAGTGGCGGAACGCCGAGTGGAAGGGCCGCCCGCTCGAGGAGGTCGTCGTCTACGAGGCGCATGCGGGGCTGATGGGCGGCTTCGACGGCGTGCGCTCGCATCTGAAAGACCTCGCCGATCTCGGCGTCACCGCGATCCAGCTGATGCCGATCGGCGCCTTTCCCGGCGCGCGCAACTGGGGCTACGACGGTGTCCTGCCCTATGCGCCCGACGCCGCCTACGGCACGCCGGAGGCGTTGAAGCGCCTCGTCGACGAGGCGCACGGGCACGGGCTGCAGGTCTTCCTCGACGTCGTCTACAACCATTTCGGGCCGGAGGGGAACTACCTCCACGCCTATGCCGAGCCCTTCTTCCGCAACGACATCCACACGCCCTGGGGCGCGGCGATCGACTTCCGCCGCCGCGAGGTCCGGCGCTTCTTCGCCGACAACGTGATGATGTGGCTGATGGAATACCGGATCGACGGCCTGCGCTTCGACGCCGTCCACCAGATCCCCGAGCGGGACTGGCTCGACGAGGTCGCCGCCGAGGTGCGCCGCACGATCGAGCCGGGGCGGCACGTGCACCTGATCCTCGAGAACGAGGAGAACGACCCGGGCTATCTCGGCCGTGAGATCGACGCGCAATGGAACGACGACTTCCACCATTGCGTCCACGTGATGCTCACCGGCGA comes from Salinarimonas sp. and encodes:
- the glgX gene encoding glycogen debranching protein GlgX — protein: MPLLPDRLSPGSPTPLGATWDGLGVNFAVFSAHAERMELCLFDQSGRREVARFDLPEWTDEVWHGYLPHVKPGLLYGFRAHGPYEPQHGHRFNPNKLLVDPYAKALHGETRWTDALFGYRVLSPRADLSFDRRDSAPAVPKSVVVDDSFSWGDDRSPNVPWSETVIYEAHVKGLTKLLDDVRIPERGTYSALAHPAVIEHLKRLGVTSIELLPIHAFLQDRFLQEKGLVNYWGYNTLSFFAPEPRYMPQGGDNNDLRIAIRRLHAAGIEVILDVVYNHTCEGGELGPTLSWRGLDNASYYRLLPDNPRHCINDTGTGNTVNLSNARVLQMVMDSLRYWATSYRVDGFRFDLGVTLGREPHGFDPGAGFFDALRQDPILSRKKLISEPWDIGPGGYQLGHHPPSFAEWNDRFRDGVRRYWRGDPGLRSDLAARLSGSGDLFDRRARRPWASVNFIAAHDGYTLADIVAYEQKHNEANGEDNRDGHSENYSRNWGVEGETDDPEILAVRARVMRSMLTTVFAALGTPMILAGDEFGRSQGGNNNAYAQDNEISWLDWEVARSEAGQALMGFSARLAGIRRDHAILRCKRFLYGQEIAEGIRDLDWFDENGDTPSPEDWNDSEKRALAMRRAERREDGGIEIVVFLLNGSDETIRFTLPGPETGWRLLIDSADPDRPEESLGEPAYEVLDRAAVLVAATIPPEEGGG
- the glgB gene encoding 1,4-alpha-glucan branching protein GlgB, translated to MNDTTTHAPEIEGVEAAAMEALEGRLTDPFAFLGMHETGQGPVVRAFQPGALAVEVMSHENGEMLGRLSEVRHGLFAGTVSRRERYWLRISWPDGVTQDTEDPYSFGVVLGDLDLHLFSEGAHWDLAERLGSQVTEIDGVKGVVFSVWAPNARRVSVIGDFNAWDGRRHPMRLRHSAGVWELFVPRIGPGERYKYEIVGKFGETLPPKADPLARRTEAPPATASVVAAPPAFRWTDEEWMARRGERQGPTKPMAVYEVHPASWLRPEGEPHGVLDWDKLVDTLIPYVADLGFTHIELMPIMEHPFGGSWGYQPLSLFAPSARYGTPEGFARFIDACHRANIGVILDWVPAHFPTDPHGMARFDGTALYEHEDPREGYHHDWNTYIYNLGRREVQGFLIASALWWVETFHIDALRVDAVASMLYRDYSRAHDQWIPNRFGGRENLESIDFLRRMNQIVQERAPGAITIAEESTAFPGVSQPVSQGGLGFNYKWNMGWMHDTLHYMAREPLYRAYHHNEMTFGLIYAFSEKFVLPISHDEVVHGKGSLLGKMPGDEWQKLANLRSYFGFMWTHPGKKLLFMGCELGQHREWNHDGEIEWALLQNQSHAGLQMLVRDLNRVYAKEPALHATDAEPSGFEWVIGDDATNSVFAYLRKGHGEAKPLLVVLNMTPVPRHEYRIGVPEAGTWREIVNTDAQIYGGSNLGNAGGVRAEATPAHGKSHSLGLTLPPLSTLVLRPEG
- the treS gene encoding maltose alpha-D-glucosyltransferase, yielding MPRKKSLITNTDPLWYKDAVIYQLHVKSFFDSDNDGIGDFAGLLQKLDYITELGVTCIWLLPFYPSPRRDDGYDIADYRNVHPEYGKTRDFKRFVEEAHARGLRVVTELVINHTSDQHPWFQKARRAKPGSAARDFYVWSDDDKKYSGTRIIFLDTEKSNWTWDPVANQYFWHRFYSHQPDLNFDNPKVLKEVFSIMRFWLDMGVDGLRLDAVPYLVEREGTNNENLPETHAILKKIRAELDATYPDRMLLAEANQWPEDTQDYFGQGDECHMAFHFPLMPRMYMAIAQEDRFPITDIMRQTPEIPENCQWAVFLRNHDELTLEMVTDKERDYLWNTYASETRARINLGIRRRLAPLLQRDRRRIELMNSLLLTMPGTPVIYYGDEIGMGDNIFLGDRDGVRTPMQWSPDRNGGFSRADPARLTLPPIQDPLYGYDRVNVESQERDASSLLNWTRRMLAVRKQHAAFGRGTIRFLRPANRKILAYLREHGDDTILCVANVSRQAQAVELNLGEFAGRIPVELSGGASFPQVGQLPYLLTLPPYGFFWFQLSETVEPPQWSTATAGIEPEHLTFVVRRGVEEVIEGKSRETLERDVLPSYAPHRRWFQRKDQAIEKVELVTAMPLPGSGKDILMSLVEITTTSGPERYALPLAISWDDEPPAPFAPQLAMARVRMGRRVGYLTDGFAMPGFARALTHGLAEGSVLPTQTGEIRFNATTHFAEHAPAEDAEIEWLTAEQSNSTLIVGRQAVFKLLRKLTAGIHPEAEMSRYLTENGFANSPPLLGEVVHVARDGTPTTLALVQGFVLNQGDGWQWTLNYLDRTIDELSTHSEEEIAENGHEFETYHAFARNLGHRLAEMHGVLGRETAADDFRPETAGGEDVARLRDGVRSQLEAAFAAIEAYGEWDHEEDAAQARTVLDSRERLLALVDEKAQAIAGTPRIRIHGDLHLGQLLVAGNDVMIIDFEGEPAKSLADRRAKASPLRDVAGVIRSFDYAASNLKKHRHTPQGPLTEARGAQLRSLFRQVAEEAFLEGYREVAPEGVSNSSLLDLFILEKAAYEICYEAANRPAWLDVPLNGFAHVAERLLASNEEMS
- the treZ gene encoding malto-oligosyltrehalose trehalohydrolase — its product is MARHSHPTLWGASLVSPGRTRFRLWAPIQRQPHLAIEGREPIPMGKQDAGWFEVEVECGAGTPYRYRLDDGMLVPDPASRAQTDDVHDPSLVVDPHAYEWRNAEWKGRPLEEVVVYEAHAGLMGGFDGVRSHLKDLADLGVTAIQLMPIGAFPGARNWGYDGVLPYAPDAAYGTPEALKRLVDEAHGHGLQVFLDVVYNHFGPEGNYLHAYAEPFFRNDIHTPWGAAIDFRRREVRRFFADNVMMWLMEYRIDGLRFDAVHQIPERDWLDEVAAEVRRTIEPGRHVHLILENEENDPGYLGREIDAQWNDDFHHCVHVMLTGEDQSYYGNYIRDTAGKLARCLREGFVYQGEAPENGEGGPRGGPSGHLPPTAFVTCLQNHDQVGNRAFGDRLTTLVERKALDAATALHVLCPQIPMIFMGEETGSKEPFLFFTDYHDGLADAVREGRRREFKAFPEFADPHTRERIPDPNAPATFARSRPAIGGESGDHAVHALYKRLLALRAEHVAPRLKGAKAESAEVVNEKAVVGRWLMGDGARLTILTNLGAIPAPLRGVAVPAGEPFLVVGQPLVADGVPAHTTLAWLEDAPK